One Chanodichthys erythropterus isolate Z2021 chromosome 10, ASM2448905v1, whole genome shotgun sequence DNA segment encodes these proteins:
- the mfsd8l1 gene encoding major facilitator superfamily domain-containing protein 8 produces MDYRHKRRLTFFTIGLIFLLSGIEYAVILPTIWRYLQTLDAAPYFLGLSLSAFSFSGLLTGPLFGHWSDRTLSTKKIILFANVFEIIGNFMYFMGYSKWLLLCSRLVAGIGTGAGSSIFGFLTRNTAPEDRSTVFAAVMACRQAGLLIGPAFNIFLRLCNFQVGPFTVNKYTSPGLFMCLLWILLQFVVLFMYWDFTPQDDGHQRNGVVQEEVEQEEEENEEGKPLVGPNELTGSYGTVTSVQSRASSKANGDVTHVSPPPSPPPEDISSSPFKNFSASREFLREEVVVLLAAQFITLFNQTALETMVTPLTQKFFNFGELENSIMYCICGIEVIAGFLFVRWLSKRVAERVVLAIGLILCNISCVWCLIFLANPQGGFAWQLAEFIIGVFLQVLGLPFVAVAQVSLFSKITSQKTQGFSQGIRRSVGGLATILGPLWAGGLTSDLYVMMGLMMGLLAILTIMMVVSYERLVEPVTVNSPTGTESED; encoded by the exons ATGGACTATAGACACAAGAGGAGACTGACGTTCTTCACTATAGGGCTGATCTTCTTACTGAGCGGCATTGAGTACG cTGTGATTTTGCCGACAATATGGAGGTATCTGCAGACGTTGGATGCGGCGCCATACTTTCTTGGCCTCAGCCTATCAGCATTCAGCTTCAGTGGGCTTCTCACTGGTCCTTTGTTCGGCCACTGGTCAGATCGCACACTCAGCACCAAGAAAATCATCCTCTTCGCCAACGTCTTTGAGATTATTG gtaatttcatgtattttatgGGTTACTCCAAATGGTTATTGCTCTGCAGTCGTCTAGTTGCAG GTATCGGCACTGGTGCTGGATCATCTATCTTTGGCTTCTTGACTAGAAATACGGCCCCTGAGGACCGTTCAACAGTTTTCGCTGCGGTTATGGCCTGCCGTCAGGCTGGGCTTCTCATTG GTCCTGCATTCAATATCTTTCTCAGACTCTGTAACTTCCAGGTTGGACCTTTTACAGTGAATAAATACACTTCCCCAGGG CTTTTCATGTGCCTGCTGTGGATCCTCCTTCAGTTTGTAGTCCTGTTCATGTACTGGGACTTCACTCCTCAAGACGATGGGCATCAGAGGAATGGAGTGGTGCAGGAAGAGGTAGAGCAGGAAGAAGAGGAGAACGAAGAGGGCAAACCTTTGGTTGGGCCCAATGAGCTCACTGGGTCATACGGGACAGTCACCAGTGTCCAATCCAGAGCCTCTTCCAAGGCCAATGGCGATGTGACTCATGTTTCTCCTCCGCCTTCACCTCCACCTGAGGATATCAGCTCCAGTCCCTTCAAGAACTTCAGTGCCAGCAGAG AGTTCCTCCGTGAGGAGGTGGTTGTGCTGTTGGCAGCTCAGTTTATCACACTGTTTAATCAGACCGCTCTGgag ACTATGGTGACTCCTCTGACGCAGAAGTTCTTTAACTTCGGCGAGTTGGAAAACAGCATCATGTACTGTATATGTGGCATAGAGGTGATCGCTGGGTTCCTGTTCGTGCGCTGGTTAAGTAAGCGTGTGGCGGAGCGAGTAGTGCTGGCCATCGGCCTCATCCTCTGCAATATTTCCTGCGTCTGGTGCCTGATCTTCCTAGCCAATCCTCAGG GTGGATTTGCATGGCAGCTGGCAGAGTTCATCATTGGTGTTTTCCTTCAGGTCCTGGGCCTCCCTTTTGTGGCGGTTGCCCAGGTGTCACTCTTCTCCAAAATTACATCACAGAAGACGCAAG GATTTAGTCAGGGGATTCGCCGTTCTGTCGGAGGACTGGCCACCATCCTTGGTCCTCTCTGGGCTGGCGGTTTGACCTCTGACCTTTATGTGATGATGGGGCTGATGATGGGTCTGCTTGCCATACTTACC ATCATGATGGTGGTGTCATATGAGCGTCTGGTGGAGCCTGTAACAGTGAACAGTCCGACAGGCACTGAATCTGAAGACTGA
- the polr2h gene encoding DNA-directed RNA polymerases I, II, and III subunit RPABC3 — MAGILFEDIFDVKDIDPDGKKFDRVSRLHCESESFKMDLILDVNIQIYPVDLGDKFRLVIASTLYEDGTPDDGEYNPQDDRPSRADQFDYVMYGKVYRIEGDETSTEAATRLSAYVSYGGLLMRLQGDANNLHGFEVDSRVYLLMKKLAF, encoded by the exons ATGGCTGGGATTCTGTTTGAGGACATCTTTGATGTGAAGGATATTGATCCAGATGGGAAAAAGTTTGACAGAG tATCTCGTCTTCACTGCGAAAGTGAGTCTTTCAAAATGGACCTGATCCTTGACGTGAACATTCAGATTTATCCTGTTGATCTCG GTGACAAGTTCAGATTGGTGATTGCCAGCACACTGTATGAGGACGGAACGCCGGATGACGGCGAATACAACCCTCAAGATGACAGACCGTCTAG GGCTGATCAGTTTGATTATGTCATGTATGGAAAGGTTTATAGGATTGAAGGTGATGAAACCTCAACAGAAGCAGCCACACGACT ATCTGCGTACGTGTCTTATGGAGGCCTGCTGATGCGACTTCAGGGAGATGCCAATAACTTGCATGGATTTGAAGTGGACTCCAGGGTTTATCTACTGATGAAGAAACTTGCTTTCTGA